Proteins encoded by one window of Dokdonella sp.:
- the drmD gene encoding DISARM system SNF2-like helicase DrmD — MPWSPGQLVRHIDDPAKIGTVTDQTRARASGQQYRVNWNGRLDWHYEEELVAADAGGDDPLELIREGRYGRVDDLRQLLTHIHLAGRLSNVVYAMGLTQTDFYPHQYKPLLTLLDSPINGLLIADEVGLGKTIEAGLIWTELRARYDMRRLLVVCPAMLREKWRFELSSRFGLDARVVDAETLRQELSSTEHRERAWIVSYQGIRVPSDWDANESDNPKRSVRARLADLLYQHADQEPLLDLVIFDEAHYMRNEETGAWRTGSLLRDVSTHQLMLSATPINLGSDDLFNVLRLLDPDHFEYPEDFRNVVLANRPVIAASDVVRDPTSDADQIMAAIREIESSRWFERSKRVDRLIEEAEAIEDWTNDRRIDIAAKLERLNLLAHIVSRTRKREVQSDRVLRDVTVFEAEMSPVERELYQAITDGTREYALANGIEHGFLLSTPQRMVASSPAALLRTWRDDGLDADALAAAMDEIDEDEEQLAERTSGLKQWLASRTLPQFGFGDLSRNDSKFAELSKAFKRFMTEDRDAKAIVFTTFRGTARYLVERLSAENVEAGLLMGGAEFDKEAVVSGFREDRNCRVLVCTDVAAEGVDLQFCRLVVNYDLPWNPMRIEQRIGRIDRIGQQSKRILVWNFVHKDTIDALIIARLAKRIGVFESTLGETEEILGQVRKLEDVLLSKHLTTDEEARLIEEVALAIENAKRKQEELEREAIQLVAHGQQLLAQIEAARGDGKIVTRHDLIRYVDGCLRNVPGCRINAAHGDADTFDIGLSPGFAAELDEFVRRENLVGKTGLASGQTKRCRFTDRITDKPKPGEEIVHRFHPIVRFLSRNADGSADRFPLYAARVAAEGIEAGRYALMTRLASFSGVKEEEHLLVAAVPLDGEPSLDDRVAEALLDSVRKSGNDWPTVAVDVLADAGVAAAERSEEMLRDRYKAIKDEKWRENRDRADVLSQLLDDHIRKKREGFEKRISNHEYAASLYGSSPDGKRRKGLANAERKKMEDFLARMETRRATLERKSQAFSAETRDICVLLVDVVRAGGRP; from the coding sequence ATGCCGTGGAGTCCAGGACAACTCGTTCGCCATATCGATGATCCAGCCAAGATCGGCACGGTCACGGATCAAACTCGGGCGCGCGCATCTGGCCAGCAGTATCGCGTGAACTGGAACGGCCGGCTGGATTGGCACTACGAGGAGGAGTTGGTCGCGGCCGATGCGGGTGGCGACGATCCTCTGGAATTGATCCGTGAAGGGCGTTACGGACGCGTGGATGACCTGCGCCAGTTGCTGACGCACATCCATCTGGCCGGGCGGCTGTCGAACGTCGTCTATGCGATGGGTCTGACCCAGACCGACTTCTACCCGCATCAATACAAGCCGTTGCTCACCCTGCTGGACTCGCCCATCAATGGCCTGCTGATCGCTGACGAGGTGGGTCTGGGCAAGACGATCGAGGCGGGACTGATCTGGACTGAACTGCGTGCCCGCTACGACATGCGCCGCCTATTGGTGGTGTGCCCCGCCATGCTGCGGGAGAAGTGGCGGTTCGAGCTTTCGTCTCGCTTCGGTCTAGATGCCCGTGTCGTCGATGCGGAAACGTTGCGACAAGAACTGAGTTCGACCGAACACCGGGAACGCGCGTGGATCGTCAGCTACCAAGGCATCCGCGTTCCGAGTGATTGGGACGCCAACGAGAGCGACAACCCCAAGCGATCGGTTCGCGCCCGGCTCGCCGACTTGCTCTACCAGCACGCCGATCAAGAACCCCTGCTGGACTTGGTGATCTTCGATGAAGCGCACTACATGCGCAACGAAGAAACGGGCGCATGGCGGACGGGCAGCTTGCTGAGGGATGTCAGCACACACCAGTTGATGCTTTCGGCGACGCCGATCAATCTCGGTTCGGATGACTTGTTCAATGTGTTGCGGCTACTCGACCCGGATCATTTCGAATATCCGGAGGACTTCCGAAACGTCGTCCTCGCCAATCGTCCGGTGATCGCCGCGAGCGACGTCGTGCGTGATCCGACGAGCGATGCCGACCAGATTATGGCGGCGATACGCGAAATCGAGTCGTCACGATGGTTCGAGCGATCCAAGCGCGTCGATCGCTTGATCGAGGAAGCGGAGGCGATCGAGGACTGGACGAACGACAGGCGTATCGACATCGCCGCGAAACTCGAACGGCTCAACTTGCTCGCGCACATCGTCAGCCGCACGCGCAAACGGGAGGTGCAGTCCGACCGCGTGTTGCGTGACGTCACGGTGTTCGAGGCGGAAATGTCGCCCGTGGAGCGGGAGCTTTATCAGGCGATCACCGACGGAACGCGGGAGTATGCACTGGCCAATGGCATCGAGCACGGTTTCCTGCTCTCCACGCCGCAACGCATGGTTGCGTCCAGTCCGGCCGCCTTGCTGCGGACGTGGCGCGACGACGGCCTCGACGCCGACGCCCTCGCGGCGGCGATGGACGAAATCGACGAAGACGAGGAACAGCTGGCCGAACGGACATCTGGCCTCAAACAGTGGCTGGCGAGCAGAACACTGCCCCAGTTCGGCTTCGGCGACCTGAGCAGGAACGACTCGAAATTCGCCGAGCTTTCCAAGGCGTTCAAGCGATTCATGACCGAGGATCGAGACGCCAAGGCCATCGTGTTCACCACCTTTCGCGGCACGGCGCGCTATCTCGTCGAGCGGCTTTCCGCCGAAAACGTGGAGGCCGGGTTGCTGATGGGTGGGGCGGAGTTCGACAAGGAAGCCGTGGTGTCTGGTTTCCGCGAGGACAGGAACTGCCGCGTGTTGGTCTGCACGGACGTGGCCGCCGAAGGCGTGGATTTGCAGTTCTGCCGCCTCGTCGTCAACTACGATCTGCCATGGAACCCGATGCGCATCGAGCAGCGGATCGGTCGTATCGATCGCATCGGTCAACAATCCAAGCGCATCTTGGTGTGGAACTTCGTCCACAAGGACACGATCGATGCACTCATCATTGCGAGGCTGGCCAAGCGCATCGGTGTTTTCGAGAGCACTTTGGGGGAAACGGAGGAAATCCTCGGTCAAGTGCGCAAGCTCGAAGACGTCTTGTTGTCGAAGCATCTGACCACCGACGAAGAAGCGCGCTTGATCGAGGAAGTGGCGCTGGCGATCGAGAACGCCAAACGCAAACAGGAAGAGCTGGAGCGAGAGGCGATCCAACTGGTGGCACACGGTCAGCAACTGCTGGCGCAGATCGAAGCCGCGCGCGGCGATGGAAAGATCGTCACCCGGCACGATCTGATTCGTTACGTCGATGGGTGCCTCAGAAACGTTCCCGGTTGTCGGATCAATGCTGCGCACGGTGATGCCGACACGTTCGACATCGGCTTGAGCCCTGGCTTTGCTGCGGAACTGGACGAGTTCGTGAGGCGGGAGAATCTGGTCGGGAAGACGGGTCTTGCCTCCGGCCAGACGAAGCGTTGCCGCTTCACCGACAGGATCACCGACAAGCCGAAACCCGGCGAGGAGATCGTCCATCGCTTCCATCCGATCGTTCGCTTCCTGTCGCGCAATGCCGACGGGTCGGCGGATCGCTTTCCGCTCTACGCCGCCAGAGTCGCTGCCGAAGGCATCGAGGCGGGCCGATATGCGCTGATGACTCGGCTGGCGAGCTTTTCCGGCGTGAAGGAAGAAGAACACCTCTTGGTCGCTGCCGTCCCTCTCGACGGTGAGCCATCCCTCGACGACCGGGTGGCGGAAGCCTTGCTCGACTCGGTCAGGAAGTCGGGGAACGACTGGCCGACGGTGGCGGTGGATGTCCTTGCGGATGCCGGGGTAGCCGCCGCAGAGCGGAGCGAGGAAATGCTCAGGGATCGGTACAAGGCGATCAAGGATGAGAAATGGCGCGAGAACAGAGACCGCGCCGACGTGCTTTCCCAACTATTGGATGACCACATCCGAAAGAAACGCGAGGGGTTCGAGAAACGGATCAGCAATCACGAATACGCTGCATCGCTATATGGAAGTAGCCCGGATGGCAAGCGGCGCAAGGGCTTGGCGAATGCCGAACGCAAGAAGATGGAGGATTTTCTGGCCCGGATGGAAACCCGTCGGGCGACGCTGGAGCGCAAAAGTCAGGCCTTTTCGGCCGAGACGCGCGACATCTGCGTCTTGCTCGTGGACGTGGTGCGGGCGGGAGGTCGTCCATGA
- a CDS encoding type IIL restriction-modification enzyme MmeI, which produces MSQTNHHHEWLSLIEISGPFLAVPVLKEAFPQGLEELDAAKRKRLRQAYDEWRDAQETDDPRLEDLHTAWIDEVLSRGLELDEDGRGDVLKRKDWCANHLTVALPEHGVSLSPDFAVVGNGDQPLMLVHAYGPDIDLDATQKLDGWASTPAERMVTLCRAKGCRLGLVTNGERWMLVDAPVGAVTTFASWYARIWGQEPVTLQAFVHLLGIRRFFVDESERLPALLDRSLKFQDEVTDALGEQVRRAVEVLIQALDKADQDRDRELLRDVKPAELYEAALTVMMRLVFLLSAEERGLLLLGDERYEANYALSTLRMQLRAESDEILERRWDAWSRLLAVFRAVYGGIEHENLRLPALGGSLFDPDRFPFLEGRAKGSDWRIDVAKPLPIDNRTVLLLLEAIQQFQGRTLSYRALEVEQIGYVYEGLLERTVKRTLDVTLELDATKSAHSPWVTLAELESARLDGTERLTELLQQRSGSSASRVRNDLARTVDDALADRLLTACHGDTALRDRIKPFGHLVRTDPWGYPLVYPTGAFIVTTGSDRRETGTHYTPKSLTEAIVTETLTPVAYVGPAQGTPRADWVLKSPAELLDLKICDPAMGSGAFLVQACRWLADRLVESWTQAEKQGHTVGIDGRVMTADASIEPLPRDTEARTIVARRLIAERCLYGVDLNPLAVELAKLSIWLVTLAKGRPFGFLDHNLRCGDSLLGIHRLDQLTQLSMNPTGQGQLRLFGQNIEQAVREAIELRQQLREMPIRDIRDVEAMAHLDADARRRLAAPESIADAFIGEMLALGGNATAIESAATILTIQAGQAVAGDRNALDAILKRAGETLSVDLPLGKPTRTPFHWPLEFPEVFARTSSGFDALVGNPPFLGNRLWKGALGDRLQWQCQMVLGASPGKIDLCVVFHRRAVDLLRPDGCYGMLATSNIAEGSAIEVGLGVIVQNGDIHFARKGMPWPGAASVVVAIVGFYKGEWQADCDADGRSCPRIGPRLEPEAADVWAPQALTDAPFAFEGVNNSKGLAFVITPTSPWFDRLKNEPGSLLRPYITGDDITSSALNRIERWALDIGDLGLDEIAHRWPVAHRFIVEEVQPTRTVAALKSYKGLIDRWWQFWNNRVALLAKLRVRETCIAYSKHTKHPFGMIVPTNWIYINSVLLIAIQRGDEPAITLSSLFRVWLESFSSRHLSNVFRLSISESVAKYPVPERSVASAGVEAATQFNRLAVEFSSAHSSGLTDVMNAIHSPNNSDATIAELRRLLSSIDAEVAAAYGWSDVDVTYDFREFDGGSANDKWRWALSADSTATLLDRLVTLNRERFEAAAKANGGAQTPSSKRHRTSTDVPQPSLDFGTLPTNEGQYLKAADPRPDYRAGPAHAIVEHLKAHPGWHAKSDILAATDITDGQWNTAISELTSSGKVERQGERRGTRYRLIE; this is translated from the coding sequence ATGAGCCAAACGAATCATCACCACGAATGGCTCTCGCTGATCGAGATTTCCGGCCCCTTCCTCGCCGTCCCCGTACTGAAGGAAGCCTTCCCGCAAGGGCTGGAAGAACTCGACGCAGCCAAACGCAAGCGGCTGCGGCAGGCCTATGATGAATGGCGTGACGCGCAGGAAACCGACGATCCCCGGCTCGAAGACCTGCACACGGCGTGGATCGACGAGGTGCTGTCACGCGGACTGGAACTCGACGAGGACGGTCGTGGCGACGTACTCAAACGCAAAGACTGGTGCGCCAATCACCTGACCGTCGCGCTGCCGGAACACGGCGTGAGCCTGTCGCCGGACTTCGCCGTCGTCGGCAATGGCGACCAGCCGCTGATGCTCGTCCACGCCTACGGGCCGGACATCGATCTCGATGCCACCCAGAAGCTGGATGGTTGGGCCAGCACACCGGCGGAACGCATGGTGACGCTCTGCCGTGCCAAGGGTTGTCGCCTCGGGCTGGTCACCAACGGCGAACGCTGGATGCTGGTCGATGCGCCGGTGGGCGCGGTCACCACCTTCGCCAGTTGGTATGCACGCATCTGGGGCCAGGAACCCGTCACCCTGCAAGCCTTCGTCCACCTCTTGGGCATCCGGCGCTTCTTCGTGGACGAGTCCGAGCGGCTGCCCGCGCTGCTCGACCGTTCGCTGAAGTTCCAGGACGAAGTGACCGACGCCCTTGGCGAGCAGGTGCGGCGTGCGGTCGAAGTGCTGATCCAGGCGCTCGACAAGGCCGACCAAGACCGCGACCGCGAACTGCTGCGTGACGTGAAGCCCGCCGAGCTCTACGAGGCCGCGCTGACGGTGATGATGCGGCTGGTCTTCCTGCTCTCCGCCGAGGAGCGCGGTCTGCTGCTCCTGGGCGACGAACGCTACGAAGCCAACTACGCGCTCTCGACCCTGCGCATGCAACTGCGCGCCGAATCGGATGAGATTCTGGAGCGCCGCTGGGATGCGTGGTCGCGCCTGCTGGCCGTGTTCCGCGCCGTGTATGGCGGCATCGAGCACGAAAACCTGCGCCTGCCCGCGCTGGGCGGCTCGTTGTTCGACCCGGATCGCTTCCCCTTCCTCGAAGGCCGCGCGAAGGGTTCCGATTGGCGCATTGATGTCGCCAAACCGCTGCCCATCGACAACCGCACCGTCCTGTTGTTGCTCGAAGCCATCCAGCAATTCCAGGGGCGCACGCTGTCCTACCGGGCGCTGGAAGTGGAGCAGATCGGCTACGTCTATGAGGGCTTGCTGGAGCGCACTGTCAAGCGCACCTTGGATGTCACGCTGGAACTCGACGCCACCAAGAGCGCGCACTCGCCGTGGGTTACGCTGGCCGAACTCGAATCCGCGCGACTGGATGGCACCGAGCGCTTGACTGAACTGCTCCAGCAGCGCTCTGGCAGCTCCGCCAGCCGCGTGCGCAACGATCTGGCCCGCACCGTGGACGATGCGCTTGCTGACCGCCTGCTGACGGCTTGCCACGGCGACACGGCACTGCGCGACCGCATCAAACCCTTCGGCCATCTGGTGCGCACCGACCCGTGGGGCTACCCGCTGGTCTATCCCACTGGTGCCTTCATCGTCACCACCGGCTCCGACCGGCGTGAAACCGGCACCCACTACACGCCGAAGTCGCTCACCGAGGCCATCGTCACCGAGACGCTCACGCCCGTCGCCTACGTCGGCCCCGCGCAGGGCACACCGCGCGCGGATTGGGTACTGAAATCACCCGCCGAACTGCTCGACCTAAAGATCTGCGACCCGGCGATGGGTTCGGGCGCATTCCTGGTGCAAGCCTGCCGCTGGTTGGCCGACCGTTTGGTGGAATCGTGGACACAGGCCGAGAAGCAGGGGCACACGGTCGGTATCGACGGGCGTGTGATGACCGCAGACGCCAGCATCGAGCCGCTGCCGCGTGACACCGAGGCGCGCACCATCGTCGCCCGACGTCTCATCGCCGAACGCTGCCTCTACGGCGTCGACCTGAATCCGCTCGCAGTCGAGTTGGCCAAGCTCTCCATCTGGCTGGTGACGCTGGCCAAGGGTCGCCCCTTCGGCTTCCTCGATCACAACCTGCGCTGTGGCGACAGCCTGCTCGGCATCCACCGGCTGGATCAGCTCACCCAGCTTTCGATGAACCCCACGGGTCAAGGGCAACTGCGCCTGTTCGGCCAGAACATCGAACAGGCCGTGCGCGAGGCCATCGAACTGCGACAACAGCTGCGCGAAATGCCCATTCGCGACATTCGAGATGTGGAGGCGATGGCGCATCTGGACGCCGACGCGCGCCGCAGGCTGGCAGCGCCGGAAAGCATCGCTGATGCATTTATCGGGGAAATGTTGGCTTTAGGCGGTAACGCGACCGCAATCGAAAGCGCGGCCACGATACTAACCATCCAAGCCGGTCAAGCGGTGGCGGGCGACCGCAACGCCCTCGATGCCATCTTGAAGCGTGCGGGGGAAACTTTGAGCGTCGATCTGCCGCTGGGCAAGCCCACTCGCACCCCATTCCATTGGCCGTTGGAGTTCCCTGAAGTATTCGCCAGAACATCATCCGGGTTCGATGCTTTGGTCGGCAATCCGCCATTCCTCGGCAACCGTCTGTGGAAAGGCGCGCTGGGCGATAGATTGCAGTGGCAATGTCAGATGGTGCTTGGCGCGTCGCCGGGCAAGATCGACCTTTGTGTCGTTTTCCATCGACGGGCAGTCGACCTGCTTCGACCCGATGGCTGCTATGGGATGCTGGCGACCAGCAACATCGCGGAAGGCAGCGCGATAGAGGTCGGCTTGGGCGTCATCGTCCAGAACGGTGACATCCATTTCGCCAGAAAAGGGATGCCGTGGCCGGGTGCGGCGTCGGTCGTCGTCGCCATAGTCGGCTTCTACAAGGGCGAGTGGCAGGCCGACTGCGATGCCGATGGACGAAGCTGCCCGCGCATTGGGCCGAGGCTGGAACCGGAGGCGGCGGACGTCTGGGCGCCGCAGGCCTTGACCGACGCTCCTTTTGCTTTCGAGGGCGTAAACAACAGCAAGGGACTGGCCTTCGTCATTACTCCGACCAGCCCGTGGTTCGACCGGCTCAAGAACGAGCCTGGCAGTCTGCTGCGGCCCTACATCACCGGCGACGACATCACCAGTTCGGCGCTGAATCGAATCGAACGATGGGCGCTCGATATCGGTGATTTGGGATTGGATGAGATCGCTCACAGATGGCCCGTGGCGCATCGCTTCATCGTCGAGGAAGTGCAGCCGACCCGCACGGTCGCGGCGCTCAAGAGCTACAAGGGACTGATCGACCGCTGGTGGCAGTTCTGGAACAACAGAGTCGCGCTATTAGCCAAGCTCCGCGTTCGTGAAACATGTATCGCCTATTCGAAACATACAAAGCATCCGTTCGGGATGATCGTTCCCACGAACTGGATTTACATAAACAGCGTTCTGCTCATTGCAATACAGCGAGGCGATGAGCCAGCGATTACTTTGAGCTCACTCTTCCGTGTCTGGCTTGAGAGTTTCTCCAGCCGGCACCTCAGCAACGTCTTCCGGCTTTCGATCAGCGAGTCGGTTGCCAAGTATCCGGTTCCAGAACGAAGCGTGGCATCGGCTGGCGTGGAAGCGGCAACGCAGTTCAACCGTCTCGCGGTCGAGTTCAGTTCGGCACACAGTTCTGGCTTGACTGACGTAATGAACGCCATCCATTCACCGAACAACTCCGATGCAACCATCGCTGAATTGCGGCGTCTGCTGTCCAGCATCGACGCCGAAGTCGCAGCCGCCTACGGCTGGAGCGATGTGGACGTGACCTATGACTTCCGTGAGTTCGACGGCGGCTCCGCGAACGACAAATGGCGGTGGGCGTTGTCCGCCGATTCCACGGCAACGCTGTTGGACAGGCTCGTGACGCTCAACCGTGAACGCTTCGAGGCAGCGGCTAAAGCCAACGGTGGTGCGCAAACGCCGTCCAGCAAACGCCACCGTACTAGCACCGACGTTCCGCAACCATCGCTCGACTTCGGCACCTTACCCACCAATGAAGGCCAATACCTCAAAGCCGCCGATCCACGCCCCGACTACCGCGCCGGCCCCGCCCACGCCATCGTCGAACACCTGAAAGCCCACCCCGGCTGGCACGCCAAGTCCGACATTCTCGCTGCCACTGATATCACGGATGGCCAGTGGAACACCGCCATCAGCGAGCTGACCTCCAGCGGCAAAGTCGAACGCCAAGGCGAGCGGCGCGGAACCCGATACCGACTGATCGAATAG
- a CDS encoding DUF2075 domain-containing protein, with protein MSRGVRYPLSDFMLVDDVQLLGELTDAVASTGIQVTRTTQIETWKTQVMLLQRCASELIQRYGAAKDWHLILEYELPRRQKRPDAILLADDVILVIEFKVGATSHDASSRWQVEDYCLNLRDFHGGSSGRAIVPVLCSTAAPIVTSSPPISNSRVAPIRLTNADDLANVLLSAYSAQHDPHGAPIDADTWVDAPYRPTLSVIEAAERLYENHDVREISHSYASNLDATTDLLAEVIRDARTQNRRYVCFVTGVPGAGKTLTGLNLVHDPSLRAEGGPSGIFLSGNGPLVKVVREALVLSQQRAGRRRQDSAHEVSTFIQNVHQFLRYHREHPTALPHEHVVVFDEAQRAWDQKQMLRKQGVDRSEAAELFDVMDRLNGWAVIIALVGGGQEIFLGEAGLEEWGRAVAVRPDWRVVASPEVVSGGASVSGHRLFADGIPSGIEFRPEPLAHLGVGVRSFRAQRLAEWVDAVLSLDTECARSLMPDCREFPFYFTRDLKIAKAWLRARSEPDNGQRSGLIATSEDQRLRAYGLERSSAFRLDYSFEKWFLMPPADVRSSHALEVAASEFECQGLELDWVGLCWGGDLTPFKPGAWEYRKFRGSTWHQVRSDIERTYVRNRYRVLLTRARLGMVIWIPPGKAIDSTLDPARFDRVQTLLEAAGVPELRPDFKRAQA; from the coding sequence ATGAGTCGTGGCGTTCGATACCCGTTATCAGACTTCATGCTTGTCGATGATGTCCAGTTGCTGGGCGAACTCACCGACGCGGTTGCATCGACCGGCATACAAGTCACACGCACGACCCAGATTGAGACGTGGAAGACTCAGGTCATGCTCCTGCAACGCTGTGCGTCGGAACTGATACAGAGGTACGGGGCGGCCAAAGACTGGCACCTGATCCTCGAATATGAACTGCCGCGCCGACAGAAGCGCCCCGATGCGATCTTGCTTGCTGATGACGTTATTCTGGTAATCGAGTTCAAGGTCGGAGCCACGTCTCACGACGCATCGTCCCGCTGGCAAGTAGAAGACTATTGCTTGAACTTACGTGACTTCCACGGCGGCAGTTCCGGGCGAGCGATCGTGCCGGTGCTTTGCTCCACTGCCGCGCCAATTGTCACCAGCTCGCCCCCAATTTCGAACTCGCGTGTCGCCCCCATACGGCTCACCAATGCAGACGACCTAGCAAACGTGCTGCTGTCGGCTTACTCGGCGCAACACGATCCTCACGGCGCACCCATCGATGCCGACACCTGGGTCGACGCACCGTATCGTCCCACGCTATCAGTCATCGAGGCAGCTGAGCGCCTTTACGAGAACCACGACGTTCGCGAGATCAGCCACAGCTACGCCAGCAACTTGGATGCTACGACGGACCTGCTGGCGGAGGTAATCAGGGATGCACGTACGCAGAACCGACGTTATGTGTGCTTCGTTACCGGCGTTCCTGGGGCCGGCAAAACGTTGACAGGGCTCAACCTCGTCCACGATCCATCTCTGCGTGCGGAAGGCGGCCCGTCAGGCATCTTCTTGTCCGGCAACGGCCCCCTGGTCAAAGTCGTACGAGAGGCTTTGGTGTTGAGTCAACAGCGCGCGGGGCGTCGGCGCCAGGATAGCGCTCATGAAGTCTCGACCTTCATCCAGAACGTTCACCAGTTCTTGCGCTACCACCGCGAACATCCAACGGCATTGCCGCACGAGCACGTCGTCGTCTTCGACGAGGCCCAACGCGCATGGGATCAGAAACAGATGCTGCGCAAACAAGGGGTGGATCGTTCGGAGGCTGCCGAACTCTTCGACGTGATGGATCGACTGAACGGATGGGCCGTAATCATCGCGCTCGTCGGCGGTGGGCAGGAGATATTTCTCGGCGAGGCAGGTCTGGAGGAATGGGGACGAGCAGTTGCGGTTCGGCCGGATTGGCGAGTCGTCGCCTCTCCCGAAGTCGTCTCCGGAGGGGCCAGCGTATCCGGACACCGCTTGTTTGCTGATGGCATTCCCTCTGGCATTGAGTTCCGACCTGAGCCATTGGCCCACCTTGGTGTCGGAGTCAGGAGCTTTCGCGCGCAACGGCTAGCAGAGTGGGTCGATGCAGTGCTCTCCCTTGATACCGAATGTGCGCGGTCGCTCATGCCGGATTGCCGGGAGTTCCCATTCTATTTCACTCGCGATCTCAAGATCGCCAAGGCATGGTTGCGTGCAAGAAGCGAACCGGACAACGGCCAGCGCTCCGGCTTGATCGCCACGTCGGAGGATCAACGCTTGCGCGCCTATGGTTTGGAGCGATCCAGCGCCTTCCGACTGGATTATTCGTTCGAGAAGTGGTTCTTGATGCCGCCTGCGGACGTCCGGTCGAGTCATGCCCTTGAGGTGGCGGCATCGGAGTTCGAATGCCAAGGGCTTGAGCTCGACTGGGTAGGTCTGTGTTGGGGTGGCGATTTGACACCATTCAAGCCTGGTGCCTGGGAGTACCGCAAGTTCCGCGGCAGTACCTGGCATCAGGTGCGTAGCGACATTGAGCGAACCTATGTACGCAATCGCTACCGCGTACTGCTTACACGCGCACGTCTCGGTATGGTCATCTGGATACCACCGGGCAAAGCCATTGACTCGACCCTTGATCCGGCCAGATTCGACCGAGTTCAAACGTTACTTGAGGCAGCAGGAGTGCCAGAGCTTCGACCAGATTTCAAAAGGGCTCAAGCATGA